The Alistipes megaguti sequence CCGTCGCAGATCATGGAGAACTGGGCCACCGAGAAGGAGTATCTCGATCTGTGGGCCGTCCACTACCAGACCGGCGAGAAGATCCCTGCGGAGATCGTCGACCGCATTGTTGCCGCGCAGAACTATCTGGCTGCCTATCTCCACGTGCGCCAGCTGTCGTTCGGCTTCACCGACATGGCCTGGCATACGCTGACCGAACCCTTCGGGGAAGATGTCGAGCAGTTCGAAGTCCGGGCGATGGCCCCCACGCAGGTGCTGCCCGTGGTGGAGGGTACGGCCACGTCGCCGTCGTTCGGCCACATCTTCTCGGGCGGTTATGCCGCCGGCTATTACGGCTACAAGTGGGCCGAGGTGCTCGATGCCGACGCTTTCTCGCTCTTCAAGGAGAAGGGAATCTTCAATGAGGAGGTGGCTGAGTCGTTCCGCAAGAACATCCTCGAGAAGGGCGGTACGGAGCATCCCATGGATCTCTACGTGCGCTTCCGGGGCCACAAGCCCGACAGCCGGGCGCTGATCGAGCGCATGGGACTCGGAAAATAACGGCGCTGCGGTTTCGGTGCTGCGGTCTCGGAGTGAGAGGCCGCGCTCCCCGAAACCGGACCTGCGAAAAGCGGCCTCCGCCCAATGACGGAGACCGCTTTTTTTTGAACAGGTGCGGAGTTTTTTTGAGAGGGTGAGGGTAGTGGCCGGTATGAGGGCCCGGATTCTCGGATCGGCTGTGTGTGCTCGGGGGTTGGTGTTCCTCTGTGGAAACCTTTCAGAAACCCCACCAACAAAAAAACCGCCCCGGAGATCGGAGCGGTCTTTGTTGAGCTACCTGGATTCGAACCAAGAATAACAGGACCAGAATCTGTTGTGTTACCATTACACCATAGCTCAATGTCCTCGTCAAGCCTCTGTTCGATTGGTTTGACGATGCAAAAGTAGAACTTTATTTTTCAATTGCAAAGAAAAATCCCAAAAAAATTTACTATTTTTGTTTCAATCTCCTCGGAGATAGACCTAATGAATCTTGAAATATTCTGTAAATCGTTACGTTATGGGAATCAAACTGCGCCTCGTCATCATGAACTTCCTCCAGTACGCCATCTGGGGTGCCTATCTGACCTCCATGGGATCGTATCTGGTCGGAGTCGGTCTGGCGACGCATATCGGCATCTTCTATGCCATGCAGGGTATCGTCTCGCTCTTCATGCCCGCCGTCATCGGCATCGTCGCCGACCGCTGGATCCCGGCTCAGCGCCTGCTCGGCTTCTGCCATCTGTTGGCCGCCCTGTTCATGGCCGCCGCCGGCGGTTATGCCATGACCTCGGGGAACGGCGTACAGTTCGGTCTGCTCTTTACGCTCTATGCGCTCAGCGTGGCCTTCTACATGCCGACGATCGCCCTCTCGAACTCCGTGGCATACTGCGTCCTCGAAGGCGCCGGTCTCGATACGGTCAAGGCCTTCCCGCCGATCCGCGTCTGGGGGACCGTCGGCTTCATCTGTTCGATGCTCCTCTGTGATGCCGCCGGATTCCAGACCACCTACATGCAGTTCCTGCAGTGTGCCGTGCTGGGGCTCGTCCTCGGATTCTACGCCTTGACGCTGCCCGCCTGCCCCATCAGCCGCGACGGCGACCGCAAATCACTGGTCGAAGCCCTCGGTCTGAGAGCCTTCACCCTCTTCAAGCAGAAACGGATGGCCCTGTTCTTCATCTTTTCGATGCTGCTCGGCATCTCGCTTCAGATCACCAACGGCTTTGCAAACCCCTTCATCACCTCGTTCCGCGATATCCCGGAGTTTGCCTCGACCTTCGGCGCCAACCACGCCAATGCGCTGATCTCGCTCTCGCAGGTCTCCGAAACCCTCTGCATCCTGCTCATCCCCTTCTTCCTGAAGCGTTTCGGCATCAAGAACGTCATGCTGATGGCCATGCTGGCCTGGGTGCTGCGTTTCGGCCTGTTCGGACTGGGAAATCCCGGCGGCGGAGTCTGGATGTTCATCCTCTCGATGATTGTCTACGGCGTGGCCTTCGATTTCTTCAACATCTCGGGCTCGCTCTTCGTCAACAAGGAGACCGACGTGACGATCCGCTCCAGCGCCCAGGGTCTCTTCATGATCATGACCAACGGCATCGGCGCCACGATCGGTACGCTCGGTGCACAGGCCGTCGTCAACCGGCTGGTCTACTCGCAGCAGAGCGCCGCGGCCCAGGTGGCCGGCTGGTCGCAATCGTGGTTGGTCTTTGCCGGATATGCCCTGGTGGTGGCCGTAGTCTTTGCGCTGGTCTTCCGTTATAAGCACGATCCCCATGCCGTCGAAGAGGTCAACCGCTGATCCGTGGCGGATCGGGGTCGGTGACCGCTGCATCCGCTGCGGCCGTTGCGTGCGGGTCTGTCCGTCGCAAATTTTCGGACGGGTGGAGCCCGAAGGGCGGATTGTGGTGCGCGAACCCGAAGGGTGCATCGTCTGCGGCCACTGTGTGGCGGCCTGTCCCGCGGGGGCGATCGACCACGAAGCCTTCCCGCTCGAACGGGTGCACGAGGCCGACCGGACGCAGCTCCCTTCGCCCGAGCAGGTGGAGTTGCTCATGGCCGTGCGGCGTTCGAACCGCGCCCTGTCGAGGCGTCCGGTGCCGCAGGAGTATCTCGATCGTATCCTCGCCGCCGCCGACCGCGCTCCGACGGCCAGCAATGCCCGTGAGCTGGGTTACACGATTGTGACCGATCCGGAGCGGCTGCGGCAGGTGGCCGAGTATACGCTCGGGGTCTTCCGGGAGTTGGAACGGCTGTTGTCGAGCCCCTTCGTGAAGCCCTGGCTCAAGCAGCTGATGCCCGGCGTCTATCGCTATGTCCCGGTCTTTACCCGCCTGCGCCGCGACTATG is a genomic window containing:
- a CDS encoding MFS transporter, whose protein sequence is MGIKLRLVIMNFLQYAIWGAYLTSMGSYLVGVGLATHIGIFYAMQGIVSLFMPAVIGIVADRWIPAQRLLGFCHLLAALFMAAAGGYAMTSGNGVQFGLLFTLYALSVAFYMPTIALSNSVAYCVLEGAGLDTVKAFPPIRVWGTVGFICSMLLCDAAGFQTTYMQFLQCAVLGLVLGFYALTLPACPISRDGDRKSLVEALGLRAFTLFKQKRMALFFIFSMLLGISLQITNGFANPFITSFRDIPEFASTFGANHANALISLSQVSETLCILLIPFFLKRFGIKNVMLMAMLAWVLRFGLFGLGNPGGGVWMFILSMIVYGVAFDFFNISGSLFVNKETDVTIRSSAQGLFMIMTNGIGATIGTLGAQAVVNRLVYSQQSAAAQVAGWSQSWLVFAGYALVVAVVFALVFRYKHDPHAVEEVNR
- a CDS encoding nitroreductase family protein, with the translated sequence MPSKRSTADPWRIGVGDRCIRCGRCVRVCPSQIFGRVEPEGRIVVREPEGCIVCGHCVAACPAGAIDHEAFPLERVHEADRTQLPSPEQVELLMAVRRSNRALSRRPVPQEYLDRILAAADRAPTASNARELGYTIVTDPERLRQVAEYTLGVFRELERLLSSPFVKPWLKQLMPGVYRYVPVFTRLRRDYAEGRDRILRGATALIFIHAPEKNRFAAEDANLACQNASLMAEALGVSQIYMGFVLTAIRQDRHKRLNRMLGLEGRCIAAILALGMPEFLYPNYIDREPSEVHRI